In Chryseobacterium gleum, a single genomic region encodes these proteins:
- a CDS encoding CinA family protein translates to MKFQQSLLNYISTSLITMNETVSIAESVTSGLIQLAFSQMPNAKLFYKGGITTFTVPEKVNFLDINSIEVEENGFETQKMADTMAVKVAESFGTDWGIASTGYASSVRNSGFKVYSFCSFSYKGEIVLSKRIELHDKTHALDSQLYYTEFILGCYKSALNQILI, encoded by the coding sequence ATGAAATTTCAGCAAAGTTTACTTAATTATATCAGTACTTCACTCATTACAATGAATGAAACGGTTTCTATAGCAGAAAGTGTAACCTCGGGATTAATACAGCTGGCTTTTTCCCAGATGCCTAATGCGAAACTGTTTTACAAAGGAGGAATAACGACTTTTACAGTACCTGAAAAAGTTAACTTTTTAGATATCAACAGTATTGAAGTTGAGGAAAACGGCTTTGAGACCCAAAAAATGGCTGATACAATGGCTGTAAAGGTCGCTGAATCATTTGGGACAGATTGGGGAATTGCTTCTACTGGGTATGCGTCATCTGTAAGAAATTCAGGCTTTAAAGTGTATTCATTTTGCTCATTCAGCTATAAAGGCGAGATTGTTCTTTCGAAACGTATAGAACTTCATGATAAGACTCATGCATTAGATTCGCAGTTATATTATACTGAATTCATTTTAGGGTGTTATAAAAGTGCGCTTAACCAAATATTAATTTAA
- a CDS encoding helix-turn-helix domain-containing protein: MKEKVKRVVSEFNTELKLKGFRAFQIEQDGSETRVYSRKEFYKICLTTGKSKIHYSDKSFEQEGTVLFFGNPHIPYSWETISTTYKGYTILFSEEFFKNSERSESLQQSSFFKIGGTPVLKITEEQRQFLNTIFQKMIAEQESDYVYKDELIRNYISLIIHESLKLEPAEDLDKNKNAALRLSSVFLELLERQFPIETTDQSLQLKSAQDFAINLNVHVNYLNRAVKEVTGKSTTAHITERILTEAKALLLHTDWNISEIAFALGFDYPTYFNNFFKKQTGTNPKAFRLTEV, translated from the coding sequence ATGAAAGAAAAGGTAAAAAGAGTTGTTTCGGAGTTTAATACTGAGCTAAAACTAAAAGGTTTCCGTGCATTCCAGATTGAGCAGGACGGAAGTGAAACCCGCGTGTATAGCAGAAAAGAATTTTATAAGATCTGTCTTACGACAGGGAAAAGTAAAATTCATTATTCTGATAAAAGTTTCGAGCAGGAAGGAACTGTGCTTTTTTTCGGAAATCCGCATATTCCTTATTCATGGGAAACGATTTCAACGACTTATAAAGGGTATACTATTCTTTTCTCAGAAGAATTTTTCAAGAATTCTGAACGCTCCGAAAGTTTGCAGCAATCTTCTTTCTTTAAAATCGGCGGAACTCCCGTTCTGAAAATTACCGAAGAACAAAGACAGTTTCTTAACACTATTTTCCAAAAGATGATTGCCGAACAGGAAAGTGATTATGTTTATAAGGATGAATTGATACGTAACTATATAAGCCTTATCATTCACGAATCTCTGAAGCTGGAACCTGCAGAGGATCTCGACAAGAATAAGAATGCGGCATTAAGATTATCATCTGTTTTTCTGGAACTGTTGGAAAGACAATTTCCTATTGAAACTACAGACCAATCTCTGCAATTGAAATCAGCTCAGGATTTTGCGATAAACCTGAATGTTCACGTTAATTATCTCAATCGTGCTGTAAAAGAAGTTACCGGAAAATCCACAACGGCTCATATTACGGAACGTATTCTCACAGAAGCAAAAGCATTGCTGCTGCACACCGACTGGAATATCTCAGAAATAGCTTTTGCACTCGGATTCGATTATCCGACTTATTTTAATAATTTCTTTAAAAAACAAACAGGCACAAATCCAAAAGCATTTCGTTTAACGGAAGTTTGA
- a CDS encoding alpha/beta hydrolase gives MKIATTVMALSFLFIGQAFAQHKKSNPKTMNATEQNEHYTFLLSNKVNRKAVTFKNRYGITLSGDLYLPKNTGKEKLAALAISGPFGAVKEQSSGLYANQMAERGFAVIAFDPSYTGESGGEPRDIASPDINTEDFSAAVDFLGLQHNVDRNKIGIIGICGFGGMALNATAIDKRIKAVATTSMYDMTRVISKGYNDVVTLEQRTKTLEDLNQQRWKDAETGEQAYTSSHLPEKLTGSEPQFIKDYFNYYKTPRGFHERSVNSTKGWRLTSALSFMNMPILSYIKEISPRPMLLIAGENAHSRYFSEDIYKMAAEPKELMIIPNAVHVDLYDKVDVIPFEKLENFFRTHLK, from the coding sequence ATGAAGATAGCAACAACAGTGATGGCTTTGTCCTTTCTTTTCATCGGACAGGCATTTGCGCAGCATAAAAAATCAAACCCAAAAACAATGAATGCAACCGAACAAAACGAACATTATACTTTCTTACTCAGCAATAAAGTTAACCGAAAAGCGGTTACCTTTAAAAATCGTTACGGAATAACGCTTTCCGGAGATTTATACCTTCCCAAGAATACTGGAAAAGAAAAATTAGCAGCTTTGGCAATCAGCGGACCGTTTGGTGCGGTAAAAGAACAGTCTTCCGGTTTGTATGCCAATCAAATGGCGGAAAGAGGGTTTGCCGTTATCGCTTTTGATCCTTCTTACACAGGCGAAAGTGGAGGTGAGCCGAGAGATATTGCTTCCCCCGACATCAATACCGAAGATTTCAGTGCGGCAGTTGATTTCTTAGGACTTCAACACAATGTAGACCGAAATAAGATCGGTATTATCGGAATTTGCGGATTTGGAGGGATGGCTCTGAATGCTACGGCGATAGATAAGCGGATAAAAGCCGTTGCCACCACCAGTATGTATGATATGACAAGAGTAATTTCTAAAGGATATAATGATGTAGTTACACTTGAGCAACGAACAAAAACGCTCGAAGATCTGAACCAACAAAGATGGAAAGATGCGGAAACAGGAGAACAGGCATATACATCTTCTCATCTCCCGGAAAAATTAACTGGTAGCGAGCCTCAATTTATAAAAGATTATTTCAATTATTACAAAACACCAAGAGGTTTTCATGAACGTTCGGTAAATTCAACAAAAGGATGGAGGCTAACAAGCGCACTTTCATTCATGAATATGCCTATTTTAAGCTACATAAAAGAAATTTCACCTAGACCTATGCTTTTAATTGCTGGTGAAAATGCACATTCAAGGTACTTCTCAGAAGACATTTACAAAATGGCTGCAGAACCGAAAGAATTGATGATTATTCCGAATGCGGTTCACGTAGATTTATACGATAAAGTAGATGTGATTCCCTTTGAAAAACTGGAAAATTTCTTCAGAACTCATTTGAAATAA
- a CDS encoding cupin domain-containing protein, translated as MGKSYLAPLTSNKDVNVPLSNVTFEPGCRNNWHSHTGGQLLIVVGGEGLYQERGKPVRRLKPGDIVEIAPNVEHWHGATADNWFSHLATNGNPQTNQNIWLEAVSDEEFAEANKK; from the coding sequence ATTGGCAAGTCCTATTTAGCACCGCTTACAAGCAATAAAGATGTAAATGTTCCCCTTTCTAATGTCACATTTGAACCGGGTTGTCGCAATAACTGGCACAGTCACACAGGCGGACAACTTTTGATTGTAGTGGGCGGCGAAGGTTTATATCAGGAAAGAGGAAAACCTGTGCGTCGTTTAAAACCCGGAGATATTGTAGAAATTGCTCCGAATGTTGAGCATTGGCACGGTGCAACTGCTGACAATTGGTTTTCGCATTTAGCAACGAATGGAAATCCGCAAACCAATCAGAATATTTGGCTGGAAGCGGTTTCCGATGAAGAATTTGCTGAAGCCAACAAAAAATAA
- a CDS encoding DNA polymerase III subunit alpha, whose amino-acid sequence MFLNCHSYHSLRYGTISIQDLVQQAVHFNIKTLALTDINTITGIYDFYKLCQEYNIKPIVGVEIRVQDELYYICLAKNQKSIAEVNRLLTAYNCEGIEIPKANPDFTDTFVIYPLENIPEQLADHEFIGIRKDQLNLLIQPELKPFIHKMVILHPVTFTTPEEYELHKILRAIDLNTLISKLTEAHYCKDNEMFTDKKKLLAQFQHEPQIIENTKYIVNTCHFDFDFSTPKNKKHFTDSRENDFELLKKLAYEGLSKRYSEDNLQAKERVDKELAVIDQLNFCAYFLITWDIIQYSNRMGFMHIGRGSGANSMVSYCIGITDICPLELDLYFERFLNLNRKTPPDFDIDWSWQTRDIILEYIFGKYGKDHVAFCGTNVEFKYRSIFREVGKVFGLPKEELDMLVTKPIQEHDSNSVSRQVHYYGKLLEKFPNQRSMHSCGILISEEPITNYSALEMPPKGFPIVQFDMYTAEEIGLEKFDILSQRGLGTINDTVKLVKEKRGIDIDIRDTSLSKDEAQCNEFLSSGKTIGCFYIESPAMRGLLRRLKCDNYKVLVAASSIIRPGVAQSGMMREYIFRHNNPSKFEYFHEVFEKELGETYGIMVYQEDVIKIALHFGGLSAPDGDVLRRAMSGKGRSLSALQKVKDNFFKSCKRLGHPEKLSMEVYRQIESFAGYSFCKAHSASYAVESYQSLYLKVYFPIEFMVSAINNGGGFYRTEVYIHEARMSGAAIHNPCVNLSEYQTTVYGSDVYLGLMHIERLELKLAQLISEERNQNGEYTSLENFVKRIPIGIETLQILIFIGAFRFTGKQKHELLIESRFLLGTHKVPFRHLTLLDEPQKDYQLPSIERNRFEDAFDEIEILGFPVSFSPFDLLQTRYRGSVLVKDLLKFHKCQVKMLAYLISRKHVPTKKGTMYFGTWIDAEGEYFDTAHFPSCLEEYPFQGGGCYLLLGTVEVDFHFPTVTIHKMAKMPFIPDPRYSMDKEKSLEAQRNLHEDVSMTFRKPYPQEHEIGLPRQKM is encoded by the coding sequence CTTTGCCAGGAGTATAATATCAAACCGATTGTCGGAGTGGAAATACGGGTTCAGGATGAACTGTATTATATCTGCCTGGCTAAAAATCAAAAAAGCATTGCAGAAGTTAACAGGCTTTTAACCGCATATAACTGTGAAGGCATTGAAATTCCTAAAGCAAATCCTGATTTTACAGATACTTTTGTTATTTACCCACTGGAGAATATTCCGGAACAATTAGCAGATCATGAATTTATAGGTATCAGAAAGGACCAGCTCAACCTTTTAATTCAACCTGAATTGAAACCGTTCATCCATAAAATGGTCATCCTGCATCCCGTTACCTTTACAACTCCTGAAGAATATGAGCTTCATAAAATACTAAGGGCCATTGATCTCAATACCTTGATCAGTAAGCTAACAGAAGCTCATTACTGTAAAGACAATGAAATGTTTACTGATAAAAAAAAGCTTTTGGCTCAGTTTCAGCATGAGCCACAAATTATTGAAAACACAAAATATATTGTCAATACTTGTCATTTTGATTTTGACTTTTCAACCCCTAAAAACAAAAAGCATTTCACTGATAGCAGGGAAAATGATTTTGAGCTTTTAAAGAAGTTAGCGTATGAGGGCCTTTCAAAAAGATACTCCGAAGACAATCTACAGGCAAAAGAAAGGGTGGATAAAGAATTAGCAGTTATTGATCAGCTTAATTTCTGTGCTTATTTCCTCATCACCTGGGACATTATCCAATACAGCAACCGCATGGGATTCATGCACATAGGAAGAGGCAGCGGCGCCAATTCTATGGTCAGCTACTGCATCGGTATTACTGATATATGCCCTTTGGAACTGGATCTGTACTTTGAGAGATTTTTAAACCTCAACCGGAAAACGCCTCCTGATTTTGACATTGACTGGAGCTGGCAAACCAGGGATATCATCCTGGAATATATTTTTGGTAAATATGGTAAAGACCATGTTGCCTTCTGCGGGACCAATGTTGAATTTAAATACCGTTCTATTTTCCGGGAAGTAGGAAAAGTTTTCGGACTTCCAAAAGAGGAACTGGATATGCTCGTAACAAAACCAATTCAGGAACATGATAGCAATTCGGTATCAAGACAGGTCCACTATTATGGAAAACTCTTAGAAAAGTTTCCTAACCAGAGAAGTATGCATTCCTGTGGGATTCTGATCTCAGAAGAACCTATCACCAATTATTCTGCACTCGAAATGCCTCCCAAAGGTTTTCCGATTGTACAGTTCGATATGTACACTGCTGAAGAGATTGGCCTTGAAAAATTTGATATTCTCTCACAGAGAGGTTTAGGTACCATAAATGATACGGTAAAGCTAGTGAAGGAAAAAAGAGGAATTGATATCGATATCCGGGATACTTCTCTCTCAAAAGATGAAGCCCAATGTAATGAATTCTTAAGTTCCGGAAAGACAATCGGCTGTTTTTATATTGAGTCACCCGCTATGCGGGGGTTACTTCGAAGACTGAAGTGCGACAATTACAAAGTACTGGTTGCCGCCTCTTCCATTATCCGCCCCGGAGTTGCACAAAGCGGAATGATGCGGGAATATATCTTCAGGCACAATAATCCCTCAAAATTTGAGTACTTCCATGAGGTTTTTGAAAAAGAACTGGGAGAAACCTACGGTATTATGGTATATCAGGAGGATGTTATTAAAATTGCACTTCACTTCGGAGGGTTATCTGCACCTGATGGTGATGTCCTGAGAAGAGCAATGAGTGGTAAAGGCAGATCTTTATCTGCATTACAGAAAGTAAAAGATAACTTCTTTAAATCCTGTAAAAGATTAGGACACCCCGAAAAGTTATCTATGGAAGTATACCGGCAGATCGAATCTTTTGCAGGATACTCATTCTGTAAAGCACATTCTGCTTCCTATGCCGTAGAAAGCTACCAGAGCTTATATCTGAAAGTCTACTTCCCTATTGAGTTTATGGTTTCTGCTATTAATAACGGTGGAGGATTCTACAGAACTGAGGTTTATATTCATGAAGCCCGGATGTCGGGAGCTGCTATCCATAATCCCTGTGTCAATCTGAGTGAATACCAGACAACGGTCTATGGTTCGGACGTTTATTTGGGATTGATGCATATTGAAAGGTTGGAACTTAAATTAGCGCAACTTATTTCTGAAGAAAGAAATCAGAATGGAGAGTATACTTCCCTGGAAAATTTTGTTAAAAGAATTCCTATTGGCATCGAAACACTACAAATTTTAATCTTTATCGGAGCATTCCGCTTTACCGGAAAACAGAAACATGAACTGCTGATTGAATCAAGATTTCTTCTGGGAACTCATAAGGTTCCTTTCAGGCATCTGACTTTATTGGACGAGCCCCAAAAAGATTATCAGCTTCCTTCTATAGAAAGAAACCGGTTTGAAGATGCTTTTGATGAAATAGAAATATTAGGTTTCCCCGTTTCATTCAGCCCTTTTGATTTATTACAAACTCGATACAGAGGTTCTGTTTTGGTAAAAGATTTATTGAAGTTTCATAAATGTCAGGTGAAAATGCTGGCGTATCTTATTTCAAGAAAGCATGTACCCACAAAAAAAGGAACCATGTACTTCGGAACCTGGATTGATGCAGAAGGAGAATATTTTGATACGGCTCATTTTCCCAGCTGTCTTGAAGAATATCCTTTTCAGGGTGGTGGCTGCTATCTCTTATTGGGAACAGTGGAGGTCGATTTTCACTTCCCTACTGTTACTATTCATAAAATGGCAAAAATGCCTTTTATTCCGGATCCAAGATATTCTATGGATAAAGAAAAATCATTGGAAGCCCAGCGTAATTTGCATGAGGATGTTAGTATGACTTTTAGGAAACCATATCCCCAGGAACATGAAATTGGATTGCCAAGACAAAAGATGTAG